The Sorangiineae bacterium MSr11367 genome window below encodes:
- a CDS encoding M20 family metallopeptidase, with the protein MSMLNVEHARVLAERIWEDEIVPQLTEYIRIPNKSPSFDPVWNEHGHMEKAVVLIERWCRAQSIPGLQVEVLRLPNRTPLIFMEIPASGSQSGAKADDTVLLYGHLDKQPEFTGWREGLGPWTPVREGDRLYGRGGADDGYSSFAALTALRLLSESKAPHARCVVLIEASEESGSPDLPAYIEQLGSRIGQPSLVICLDSGCGNYEQLWSTTSLRGFVGGTLTVRVLTEGVHSGSASGIVPSTFRIARQLLSRVENEQTGRVLLDALYTEIPPARRTQAEAVAEVLGDEVWTQFPWTEGAHAVTNDRAEALLAHTWAPALSITGAAGLPSIENAGNVLRPVTQLKLSMRIPPRVDPATALQALRDELERDPPYGAHVRLEAERGASGWSAPDTAPWLARAMDEASLAFFGKPSLAMGEGGTIPFMAMLGEKFPEAQFVITGVLGPQSNAHGPNEFLHIPTAKKVTCAVASILAAHATR; encoded by the coding sequence ATGTCCATGCTGAACGTCGAACATGCCCGCGTTCTTGCCGAACGCATCTGGGAGGACGAGATCGTCCCGCAATTGACCGAGTACATCCGGATCCCGAACAAGTCGCCCTCGTTCGACCCGGTGTGGAACGAGCATGGCCACATGGAAAAGGCGGTCGTACTCATCGAGCGATGGTGCCGTGCGCAGTCGATTCCGGGGCTCCAGGTGGAGGTGCTGCGCCTGCCGAACCGCACGCCGCTCATCTTCATGGAGATCCCGGCGTCCGGTAGCCAGAGTGGGGCCAAGGCCGATGACACGGTGCTTCTTTACGGGCATCTCGACAAGCAGCCGGAGTTCACGGGCTGGCGCGAGGGACTCGGTCCGTGGACGCCGGTGCGCGAAGGCGACCGCCTCTACGGGCGCGGGGGTGCCGACGACGGGTATTCGAGTTTCGCGGCGCTCACCGCGCTTCGTCTGCTGAGCGAATCGAAGGCGCCGCACGCGCGCTGCGTGGTGCTGATCGAGGCCTCGGAAGAGAGCGGCAGCCCCGACCTGCCCGCGTACATCGAGCAATTGGGCAGCCGCATCGGCCAGCCGAGTCTCGTCATCTGCCTCGACTCGGGCTGCGGGAACTACGAGCAACTCTGGTCCACGACGTCGCTCCGCGGCTTCGTGGGCGGCACATTGACCGTCCGGGTGTTAACCGAAGGCGTCCACTCGGGCAGTGCCAGCGGCATCGTTCCTTCGACCTTCCGCATCGCCCGGCAACTCCTGTCGCGCGTCGAGAACGAGCAGACCGGCCGCGTCTTGCTCGATGCACTCTACACGGAGATCCCGCCGGCCCGACGCACGCAGGCCGAGGCCGTGGCGGAGGTGCTCGGCGACGAGGTGTGGACGCAGTTTCCGTGGACGGAAGGCGCCCACGCGGTGACCAACGACCGCGCCGAGGCGTTGCTGGCGCATACCTGGGCGCCGGCATTGAGCATCACGGGCGCGGCCGGCCTTCCCTCGATCGAAAATGCGGGCAACGTGCTACGGCCGGTCACCCAGCTCAAACTCTCGATGCGCATCCCGCCGCGGGTCGACCCGGCAACGGCGCTGCAAGCGCTGCGCGATGAACTCGAGCGCGATCCGCCGTACGGCGCACACGTGCGGCTCGAGGCCGAACGCGGCGCCTCGGGATGGAGCGCTCCCGATACCGCCCCGTGGCTGGCGCGCGCCATGGACGAGGCCTCGCTGGCGTTCTTCGGCAAGCCCTCCCTTGCCATGGGCGAAGGCGGAACCATTCCGTTCATGGCCATGCTCGGCGAGAAATTCCCCGAGGCCCAATTCGTCATTACGGGCGTGCTCGGCCCGCAATCCAATGCGCACGGCCCGAACGAATTCTTGCATATCCCCACGGCGAAAAAGGTGACCTGCGCCGTGGCGAGCATCTTGGCCGCCCACGCTACGCGCTAG
- a CDS encoding DMT family transporter gives MERHIPVALAPHRLGLLLVAAAAVLWSTAGYFTRAVPLDIAALLFWRGLFGAITSFVFVLVRERRNTLRAFAAMGRIGLLFCLLSSCGMACFVASLKLTSVAHVSSIYAAVPFAAAGLAWLVMRERVSPAVLAASLLALVGVAVTVAGGMGEGSLLGDVLALAMTLFVAAFMVLRRRFPDVPLVPAACVSALLPALASLPFVSTWPAHGQDIAKLIAFGVSNMGLALVFFTIGAKFIPAAQTALVGALETPLAPLWVWLAFGETPRGPTMLGGAMVLFAVIGPIAWDQWRDAPNRLQKCT, from the coding sequence ATGGAACGGCACATACCGGTGGCGCTTGCCCCGCACCGCCTTGGTCTCCTGCTGGTGGCGGCTGCCGCCGTCCTTTGGAGCACCGCGGGCTATTTCACCCGCGCCGTGCCGCTCGATATCGCCGCGCTGCTGTTTTGGCGAGGGTTGTTCGGAGCGATCACGAGTTTCGTCTTCGTCCTGGTGAGGGAGCGCCGCAACACCTTGCGCGCCTTCGCCGCGATGGGGCGCATCGGCCTCCTATTTTGCCTGCTTTCGAGCTGCGGCATGGCTTGCTTCGTGGCGTCCCTCAAGCTGACGAGCGTCGCCCACGTCTCGAGCATCTATGCAGCCGTACCCTTCGCGGCCGCCGGTCTGGCCTGGCTGGTCATGCGCGAACGCGTCTCCCCCGCCGTGCTCGCGGCAAGCCTGCTTGCACTGGTCGGTGTGGCGGTGACGGTCGCCGGCGGTATGGGCGAAGGCAGCTTGCTCGGTGACGTTCTTGCCTTGGCCATGACGTTGTTCGTTGCCGCGTTCATGGTCCTGCGGCGTCGTTTCCCGGACGTACCGCTGGTGCCGGCGGCCTGTGTTTCGGCACTCTTGCCCGCGTTGGCCAGCCTGCCATTCGTCTCCACCTGGCCGGCGCACGGGCAGGACATCGCCAAGCTCATTGCCTTCGGCGTCTCCAATATGGGGTTGGCGCTCGTCTTCTTCACCATCGGCGCAAAGTTCATCCCTGCAGCGCAGACGGCACTGGTGGGGGCGCTCGAAACGCCTCTTGCCCCGCTCTGGGTCTGGCTGGCCTTCGGCGAGACGCCGCGCGGACCGACGATGCTCGGCGGCGCCATGGTCCTGTTCGCGGTCATTGGTCCGATCGCGTGGGACCAATGGCGCGATGCCCCGAATCGACTGCAAAAGTGTACCTAG
- a CDS encoding trypsin-like serine protease, with protein sequence MTLDGTYDPGAMLAERDPLPPTSSAPFISRGTDDVDHPPVVAFVTVPMACGASPVAVCTGTLIDPRIVLTAAHCVAYLTPGEAEMVVGRDIRALDARHIGIARTLRHPDWVSPSHDVALVQLTEALEIAPLALVDPGDTSWLPGKLVTLVGYGRDDHGQTGTRRSGTARVSEMLAEHFRVRPEPSLSCAGDSGGPALADVDGAWKIVGVASYGDPNCNQGATYARVDIELTGFIAHGLERLREPHAPAPSRSASPNQCELGCTADADCPTAWQCVEGRCGLQGRPPGRLTGQCSSDADCAGGFCAAADGCSCYQPCSSDEGEDRGCATTPDAPAHASAFAFVLFLAVVCLRIRVSRARSIRENHRVAR encoded by the coding sequence GTGACCCTCGACGGAACCTACGATCCCGGAGCCATGCTCGCTGAACGCGATCCCTTGCCACCCACGTCGAGCGCGCCGTTCATCTCCCGAGGCACGGACGACGTCGACCACCCTCCCGTGGTGGCGTTCGTTACGGTGCCGATGGCGTGCGGCGCGTCGCCCGTCGCGGTGTGCACGGGAACGCTGATCGACCCACGCATCGTGCTTACCGCGGCGCATTGCGTCGCATACCTCACCCCGGGCGAAGCCGAAATGGTCGTCGGTCGCGACATCCGAGCCCTCGACGCTCGGCATATCGGGATTGCACGGACGCTGCGGCATCCCGATTGGGTCTCGCCGTCACACGACGTGGCATTGGTGCAGCTCACGGAAGCCCTGGAGATTGCGCCGCTGGCGCTCGTCGACCCCGGGGATACTTCGTGGCTCCCCGGCAAACTCGTCACCCTCGTAGGATACGGTCGCGACGACCATGGCCAGACGGGGACACGGCGCTCCGGTACGGCGCGGGTATCCGAAATGCTGGCCGAACATTTTCGCGTTCGGCCGGAACCCTCTTTGAGCTGTGCAGGGGATTCGGGTGGACCCGCGCTGGCCGACGTCGACGGTGCATGGAAGATCGTCGGTGTCGCCTCGTACGGCGACCCGAATTGCAATCAGGGCGCCACCTATGCGCGCGTGGACATCGAGCTCACGGGGTTCATCGCGCATGGACTCGAACGACTCCGAGAGCCCCACGCTCCGGCCCCTTCGCGTTCGGCGAGTCCAAACCAGTGCGAACTCGGGTGCACCGCCGACGCCGACTGTCCCACGGCCTGGCAATGCGTGGAGGGGCGTTGCGGTCTCCAGGGGCGTCCGCCGGGCCGCTTGACGGGTCAATGCTCCTCGGATGCGGATTGCGCGGGAGGCTTTTGCGCGGCCGCGGACGGATGCTCGTGTTACCAGCCCTGCAGCTCGGACGAAGGCGAAGACCGAGGATGCGCCACCACACCCGACGCCCCTGCGCACGCCAGTGCATTCGCATTCGTGCTCTTCTTGGCCGTCGTTTGCCTGCGCATCCGTGTCTCGCGCGCCCGATCAATCCGTGAAAATCATCGCGTGGCTCGATAG